In the Telopea speciosissima isolate NSW1024214 ecotype Mountain lineage chromosome 6, Tspe_v1, whole genome shotgun sequence genome, TCTTAAGGTTTAGTTTTTCCTGTTGATTAGTTGTTAGTGGAGGAAAAGTTTCAATTAGACAAGGCACAAGGACCTTCGCACTCAATAACAGATCTGCAATCTATTCATAATTTTGCTACTAATTAGGAATTAATTGTGTTTGAATGAACTCAGCATATGACACAAATCTGTCTGTAAGGGATGTGACTGGATCTTTCCCAACAAGCCTACATTGGTTCATGCACAGTGAATGTTAGGTAGAGCTTGGCAATCTTTGTGATTCAAGTAGCTTGTTGTGAATGCGCGATTGGATGATCATGCAAACTCGTTTTCAACATAGGAGTTGTAATAACCCCTTATACACAATATTCATCTCTGTTCTATTTTAGTTTTCACAGTAGCTATAAGTGGGAGTACTAGACCGTCTGTCAGCAGACAAACTTCATTGATTCCAGAAATTCAAGATAGATTGGATACCTTTTCGTGTTCGTTGAAGGAGTTCACCTTTGCAGGGAGAATTCTGGATCTCCATTTCTCTCTGACAAGCAGCAGAACAGGTTGGACTGGCACCTCTATCATAAGGAGTTATTGCTGCATGGTTCCTCACTTCCTTGGAAATTCTTGCTCTCAAGGCAGCAGCTCCACGCAAAGCTTAGTTTAAGAAAAAGCAAATTACATTAGTGAATGAAGAATTTCTAGTAAACTATATGGATCATTCATCAGCATATGTTTGTTGAAAATTACATAAGGTAAGAATAGTAGTGAACAAATCTATCATATTTCTGCATGATCAATagcaaaaatcaaaataatgtaGCAGATATACCTGTGGCAGCCGCAGCTGTCAGAGTCATTAGATCACCCGGAGTTCTAACATCTACTGCTGATCCGACAACAGAAGCCACTCGATCATGATGAGCTCCTGTTAATTCAGCAATCTCAATGCAGTGTGATGCCAAGAGCTCTGTAGCTGATGCCACAGCTGCAGTCATCCTTGAACTTTGGCCGTTGGAGTTCTCTGCTGCAGCCACAGCAGCCAAGGCTGCAGCAACTCCTGCCACTGAAAGGGTAGCATGGACGCGAGCATTTTCTATACGtgccttctctttcttcttgttatGGTTAAAATCCATGTGATGGAACCATTTTCCAACCAGTGCTGTTCGCCGTGCATTCACTGGGTTAACTGTTTTGCTCATCTGCAAAGAGGTAAACTGTGAACTAATTGAAACTGAGAAAAAAGAATACCACTACAGGGATCAGTTGGATTTTTACAACCAGTTGATCAGATTCAAGTTTACAATCTATTGTTTATCCACTAATGCTGATAATATAGAAAACTAACAGAATTGATCTCTTTTTTGCCCATTAAGCTAACATTCCAATTGATGCTCCATTCATCCAAATCATAGATCAAATGAAATCTCAGTTTGGGACTCTGAGATTTAGCTACACTCAATGGATGCAATTCAAATATTAGCCAGAGAGAGAGTAGGGGGAAGCTTACACTTTGCGGCTCCTTGATCGTCTCCGGTATTGAGACTGTATCTGGATTCTTGTCATGAAGAAGATGTTTCTGTCTATGAACTAAAGCTTTGGAGACTTCAAAAGCAGAGAGGCTCCATGACCTCGACAAGAACTCCATGGGCTCTTTGGGTGTTTGCGGTGGAGGGATAGACGATAGTGACAACAATGACTGTATCCCCATCTCTTCATCCTCTTGTGCACTCTCTAACCAATGAAGTCCCATAGGATTATTCTTCCAACTCAAATAACGACCACTCTCCATTAATTCTCTATCTGTACTACAACTTTCCTGG is a window encoding:
- the LOC122665203 gene encoding VAN3-binding protein-like isoform X1; amino-acid sequence: MESGRYLSWKNNPMGLHWLESAQEDEEMGIQSLLSLSSIPPPQTPKEPMEFLSRSWSLSAFEVSKALVHRQKHLLHDKNPDTVSIPETIKEPQSFTSLQMSKTVNPVNARRTALVGKWFHHMDFNHNKKKEKARIENARVHATLSVAGVAAALAAVAAAENSNGQSSRMTAAVASATELLASHCIEIAELTGAHHDRVASVVGSAVDVRTPGDLMTLTAAAATALRGAAALRARISKEVRNHAAITPYDRGASPTCSAACQREMEIQNSPCKGELLQRTRKGVVHWKRVTLYLNKKSQAIVKLKSKHVGGAFCKRDKCIIYGVCDEIPAWPTMKEESVEGGYFGLKTTQGLLEFRCKNNVHKQKWVDGIRSLLRQAGCIEETEHSMQLLSIN
- the LOC122665203 gene encoding VAN3-binding protein-like isoform X2, whose amino-acid sequence is MESGRYLSWKNNPMGLHWLESAQEDEEMGIQSLLSLSSIPPPQTPKEPMEFLSRSWSLSAFEVSKALVHRQKHLLHDKNPDTVSIPETIKEPQSMSKTVNPVNARRTALVGKWFHHMDFNHNKKKEKARIENARVHATLSVAGVAAALAAVAAAENSNGQSSRMTAAVASATELLASHCIEIAELTGAHHDRVASVVGSAVDVRTPGDLMTLTAAAATALRGAAALRARISKEVRNHAAITPYDRGASPTCSAACQREMEIQNSPCKGELLQRTRKGVVHWKRVTLYLNKKSQAIVKLKSKHVGGAFCKRDKCIIYGVCDEIPAWPTMKEESVEGGYFGLKTTQGLLEFRCKNNVHKQKWVDGIRSLLRQAGCIEETEHSMQLLSIN
- the LOC122665203 gene encoding VAN3-binding protein-like isoform X3 → MESGRYLSWKNNPMGLHWLESAQEDEEMGIQSLLSLSSIPPPQTPKEPMEFLSRSWSLSAFEVSKALVHRQKHLLHDKNPDTVSIPETIKEPQSFTSLQMSKTVNPVNARRTALVGKWFHHMDFNHNKKKEKARIENARVHATLSVAGVAAALAAVAAAENSNGQSSRMTAAVASATELLASHCIEIAELTGAHHDRVASVVGSAVDVRTPGDLMTLTAAAATALRGAAALRARISKEVRNHAAITPYDRGASPTCSAACQREMEIQNSPCKGELLQRTRKGVVHWKRVTLYLNKKSQVSFMVFVMRFQHGQR